The Vidua macroura isolate BioBank_ID:100142 chromosome 9, ASM2450914v1, whole genome shotgun sequence genome has a window encoding:
- the RPE65 gene encoding retinoid isomerohydrolase isoform X1, with protein sequence MYSQVEHPAGGYKKLFETVEELSSPVTAHVTGRIPTWLRGSLLRCGPGLFEVGSEPFYHLFDGQALLHKFDFKEGHVTYHRRFVRTDAYVRAMTEKRIVITEFGTYAYPDPCKNIFSRFFSYFKGVEVTDNALVNVYPVGEDYYACTETNFITRINPDTLETIKQVDLCKYVSVNGATAHPHIENDGTVYNIGNCFGKNFSLAYNIIRIPPLQADKEDPINKSEVVVQFPCSDRFKPSYVHSFGLTPNYIVFVETPVKINLFKFLSSWSLWGANYMDCFESNETMGVWLHVAEKKKGRLLNLKYRTSAFNLFHHINTYEDNGFLIVDLCTWKGFEFVYNYLYLANLRANWDEVKRQAEKAPQPEARRYVLPLNIDKADTGKNLVTLPYTTATATLRSDETIWLEPEVIFSGPRHAFEFPQINYSKYGGKPYTYTYGLGLNHFVPDRLCKLNVKTKETWVWQEPDAYPSEPIFVSHPDALEEDDGVVLSIVISPGAGPKPAFLLILSAKDMSEVARAEVEVNIPVTFHGCFKRA encoded by the exons ATGTACAGCCA GGTGGAGCATCCTGCTGGAGGCTACAAGAAGCTCTTTGAGACAGTGGAGGAGCTGTCCTCTCCAGTGACTGCCCACGTCACAG GCAGGATTCCCACCTGGCTGCGAGGAAGCCTCCTGAGATGTGGTCCTGGCTTGTTCGAGGTGGGCTCAGAGCCCTTCTACCACCTCTTTGATGGCCAGGCACTGCTCCACAAGTTCGACTTCAAGGAGGGGCACGTCACCTACCACCGAAG GTTTGTCCGGACTGACGCCTACGTGCGAGCCATGACGGAGAAGAGGATCGTGATAACGGAGTTTGGCACCTACGCCTACCCAGACCCCTGCAAGAACATCTTCTCCAG GTTTTTCTCCTACTTCAAAGGTGTGGAGGTGACAGATAACGCCCTGGTGAATGTTTACCCTGTGGGTGAGGATTACTATGCCTGTACTGAGACCAACTTCATCACCAGGATTAACCCAGACACCCTGGAGACCATCAAGCAG GTGGATCTCTGTAAATACGTGTCCGTCAATGGGGCGACGGCTCATCCCCACATTGAGAATGATGGCACGGTTTACAACATTGGGAATTGCTTCGGGAAAAACTTTTCCCTGGCCTACAACATCATCCGGATTCCTCCTCTGCAGGCAG ACAAGGAAGACCCCATAAACAAGTCGGAAGTGGTGGTGCAGTTCCCCTGCAGTGACAGGTTTAAGCCTTCCTATGTCCACAG CTTTGGGCTGACCCCAAACTACATCGTGTTTGTGGAGACACCAGTGAAAATCAACCTCTTCAAGTTCCTCTCCTCCTGGAGCCTTTGGGGAGCCAACTACATGGACTGCTTCGAGTCCAACGAGACCATGGGG GTGTGGCTTCACGtggcagagaagaagaaaggcagGCTCCTCAACCTCAAGTACCGCACCTCGGCCTTCAACCTCTTCCACCACATCAACACCTACGAGGACAATGGGTTCCTGATTGTGGACCTGTGCACCTGGAAGGG GTTTGAGTTTGTCTACAATTACCTGTACCTGGCCAACCTTCGGGCCAACTGGGACGAGGTGAAGCGGCAGGCGGAGAAGGCACCGCAGCCCGAGGCCCGCAGATACGTCCTGCCCCTGAACATCGACAAG GCTGACACGGGGAAGAACCTGGTCACCCTGCCCTACACGACAGCCACAGCGACGCTGCGCAGTGACGAGACCATCTGGCTGGAGCCAGAGGTGATTTTCTCAGGGCCACGTCACG CCTTTGAATTCCCCCAGATCAACTACAGCAAGTACGGAGGGAAGCCGTACACGTACACCTACGGGCTGGGGCTGAACCACTTTGTCCCAGACAGG CTTTGCAAGCTGAACGTGAAAACCAAGGAGACCTGGGTGTGGCAGGAGCCGGATGCGTACCCATCGGAGCCGATCTTCGTTTCCCACCCAGATGCGCTGGAGGAAGATGATG GGGTGGTGCTGAGCATCGTGATCAGCCCGGGGGCGGGGCCCAAGCCCgccttcctcctcatcctcagcgCCAAAGACATGAGCGAGGTGGCCAGGGCCGAGGTGGAGGTGAACATTCCCGTGACATTCCATGGGTGCTTCAAGAGAGCGTGA
- the RPE65 gene encoding retinoid isomerohydrolase isoform X2, which yields MYSQVEHPAGGYKKLFETVEELSSPVTAHVTGRIPTWLRGSLLRCGPGLFEVGSEPFYHLFDGQALLHKFDFKEGHVTYHRRFVRTDAYVRAMTEKRIVITEFGTYAYPDPCKNIFSRFFSYFKGVEVTDNALVNVYPVGEDYYACTETNFITRINPDTLETIKQVDLCKYVSVNGATAHPHIENDGTVYNIGNCFGKNFSLAYNIIRIPPLQAALG from the exons ATGTACAGCCA GGTGGAGCATCCTGCTGGAGGCTACAAGAAGCTCTTTGAGACAGTGGAGGAGCTGTCCTCTCCAGTGACTGCCCACGTCACAG GCAGGATTCCCACCTGGCTGCGAGGAAGCCTCCTGAGATGTGGTCCTGGCTTGTTCGAGGTGGGCTCAGAGCCCTTCTACCACCTCTTTGATGGCCAGGCACTGCTCCACAAGTTCGACTTCAAGGAGGGGCACGTCACCTACCACCGAAG GTTTGTCCGGACTGACGCCTACGTGCGAGCCATGACGGAGAAGAGGATCGTGATAACGGAGTTTGGCACCTACGCCTACCCAGACCCCTGCAAGAACATCTTCTCCAG GTTTTTCTCCTACTTCAAAGGTGTGGAGGTGACAGATAACGCCCTGGTGAATGTTTACCCTGTGGGTGAGGATTACTATGCCTGTACTGAGACCAACTTCATCACCAGGATTAACCCAGACACCCTGGAGACCATCAAGCAG GTGGATCTCTGTAAATACGTGTCCGTCAATGGGGCGACGGCTCATCCCCACATTGAGAATGATGGCACGGTTTACAACATTGGGAATTGCTTCGGGAAAAACTTTTCCCTGGCCTACAACATCATCCGGATTCCTCCTCTGCAGGCAG CTTTGGGCTGA